The following coding sequences lie in one Gammaproteobacteria bacterium genomic window:
- a CDS encoding sodium:proline symporter (involved in the sodium dependent uptake of proline) codes for MTLTTPTLVTFLVYLVGMLAIGIYAWRKTANLSDYILGGRRLTGSVAALSAGASDMSGWLLLGLPGAIYARGLSEAMIGFGLVIGAYLNWKIVAPRLRYFTEVFGDSLTLSDYFENRFEDK; via the coding sequence ATGACTTTAACCACGCCAACGTTGGTGACATTTCTTGTCTATTTGGTGGGGATGCTTGCCATCGGCATTTATGCCTGGAGAAAAACGGCGAATTTAAGTGACTATATCCTCGGTGGGCGCCGTTTGACCGGCTCTGTGGCGGCGCTGAGCGCAGGCGCTTCGGATATGAGCGGATGGCTGTTGCTCGGATTGCCGGGCGCGATTTACGCACGTGGCCTGAGTGAAGCCATGATCGGCTTCGGACTGGTCATTGGGGCTTACCTGAACTGGAAAATCGTTGCGCCACGATTGCGTTATTTCACCGAAGTCTTTGGCGACTCGTTAACACTTTCCGACTATTTTGAGAATCGCTTTGAAGACAAAAG
- a CDS encoding glutamate--cysteine ligase produces MPASGLGNADFGMRFPDKISLTRGIEREALRVDAAGDIAKTPHPESLGPALTHPYITLDYAETLPELITPPFVDDVNGLLEFLANLHIWFYQAIRPQGEILWNGSMPACIPSEQDIVIARFGRSNIARMKEIYRTGLGYRYGKTMQMIAGVHYNLSIDDDFWRWRYPAMSEAPFSSVRSHGYMGLIRNFLRHQWLLVYLFGASPSICQSFLKERPSRLARLSESTRYGTYATSLRMSDIGYVNNAQTALNISYNSVDTYIAGLEAAIRTPEPLYQKIGVVVDGEYRQLNANILQIENEFYASVRPKRTVRSGERPAKALTRAGVEYVEVRALDLNPFAPLGISKAQVLFLDCFLLWCALNDSPALSCREIGENKDNLRRVVESGRQEELTLWRENREVRLVEEGQRIFDELLKVAEYLERQPWAVTQSLNYTESLAELASMVNRPDETLSAQALAVVQNCGSHVEGFLQLSRAATSAIERMKYTGSFCRDMQKVTQTARDKFEEVESQAQMPFEQFLAAYFE; encoded by the coding sequence ATGCCCGCGTCTGGGTTGGGTAACGCGGATTTTGGTATGCGCTTTCCGGATAAAATATCGTTGACACGCGGCATTGAACGCGAGGCTTTACGCGTCGATGCCGCAGGCGATATTGCCAAAACTCCACACCCGGAGTCATTGGGCCCAGCGCTGACACATCCCTATATCACTTTGGACTATGCGGAGACTTTGCCCGAGCTGATCACCCCGCCGTTCGTTGACGATGTGAACGGTTTATTAGAATTTTTGGCAAATTTGCACATCTGGTTTTACCAGGCGATTCGTCCGCAAGGTGAGATTCTGTGGAATGGTTCCATGCCTGCGTGCATTCCTTCTGAACAGGATATTGTGATTGCGCGTTTTGGGCGCTCGAATATTGCACGGATGAAGGAAATTTACCGCACCGGGCTTGGCTACCGTTATGGCAAAACCATGCAAATGATTGCTGGCGTGCATTATAACCTTTCTATCGATGACGACTTTTGGCGTTGGCGTTACCCGGCGATGTCGGAAGCGCCTTTTTCAAGCGTTCGCTCCCATGGTTATATGGGGTTGATCCGAAATTTCCTTCGTCATCAGTGGTTGCTGGTTTATTTGTTTGGCGCTTCCCCGTCGATATGTCAAAGCTTCCTGAAGGAGCGGCCGTCTCGACTGGCGCGACTGTCCGAAAGCACTCGCTATGGAACCTATGCCACGAGCCTGCGCATGAGTGACATTGGTTATGTCAATAACGCCCAGACGGCGCTGAATATTAGTTACAACAGCGTGGATACCTATATTGCGGGGCTCGAAGCCGCCATTCGTACGCCAGAACCGCTTTACCAAAAGATCGGCGTGGTTGTTGATGGGGAATATCGGCAGTTGAATGCGAATATCCTACAAATTGAAAATGAGTTTTATGCGTCCGTTCGTCCTAAGCGTACGGTACGGTCGGGGGAGCGTCCGGCGAAAGCGCTGACGCGGGCCGGTGTCGAATACGTCGAAGTGCGCGCGCTTGATCTCAATCCGTTTGCACCACTCGGCATTAGCAAGGCACAAGTGCTCTTTTTGGACTGTTTTCTGTTATGGTGCGCGCTGAACGACAGTCCGGCGCTGTCGTGTCGAGAAATTGGTGAGAACAAAGACAACTTGCGTCGCGTTGTCGAGTCGGGTCGACAGGAAGAATTGACGTTATGGCGGGAAAACAGAGAAGTTAGGCTTGTCGAAGAAGGGCAGCGTATCTTCGACGAATTGTTGAAGGTCGCTGAGTACTTGGAAAGGCAGCCATGGGCCGTCACTCAGTCGCTGAATTACACCGAAAGCTTGGCCGAATTGGCGTCTATGGTAAACAGGCCAGACGAGACATTGTCTGCACAAGCGTTGGCGGTGGTTCAAAATTGTGGTAGCCATGTCGAAGGCTTTTTGCAATTGAGTCGGGCGGCAACGTCGGCCATTGAGCGAATGAAATATACAGGAAGTTTTTGTCGAGATATGCAAAAGGTGACGCAAACTGCGCGCGATAAATTTGAAGAAGTAGAATCTCAAGCACAAATGCCGTTTGAGCAATTTTTGGCGGCTTATTTTGAATAA